A single window of Gossypium arboreum isolate Shixiya-1 chromosome 13, ASM2569848v2, whole genome shotgun sequence DNA harbors:
- the LOC108462947 gene encoding germin-like protein subfamily 1 member 13, translating into MKGIHFTVIAFTLLAFACSLASAFDPSPLQDFCVAIKDIKNGVFVNGKFCKDPKLAVAEDFFFSGLNMPGNTSNLVGSNVTNVNVDQIPGLNTLGISLVRIDYAPYGLNPPHTHPRGTEILVVVEGTLYVGFVTSNPDNRLFTKILNPGDVFVFPIGLIHFQFNIGKTEAVAFAGLSSQNAGVITIANAVFGSSPPINPDVLTKAFQLDKNVVQYLQSRFWSD; encoded by the exons ATGAAAGGAATTCACTTCACTGTTATTGCTTTTACCCTCTTGGCTTTCGCCTGCTCATTGGCCTCGGCCTTCGATCCCAGTCCTCTCCAGGACTTTTGTGTGGCTATCAAGGACATCAAGAATGGAG TGTTTGTGAATGGCAAATTTTGCAAAGACCCAAAGCTTGCTGTGGCAGAAGATTTCTTCTTCTCAGGCCTAAACATGCCAGGGAACACATCAAATCTAGTTGGATCAAATGTCACCAACGTCAATGTTGATCAAATACCAGGACTTAACACTCTCGGCATATCTCTTGTTCGGATCGACTATGCCCCTTACGGTCTTAACCCTCCTCACACTCACCCTCGTGGGACCGAAATACTAGTCGTTGTTGAAGGCACACTTTACGTTGGTTTCGTTACATCAAACCCAGACAACCGTCTCTTCACTAAAATCCTAAACCCTGGAGATGTTTTTGTCTTCCCTATCGGTTTGATTCATTTTCAGTTCAACATAGGGAAAACTGAGGCTGTTGCATTTGCAGGTCTGAGCAGCCAAAATGCTGGGGTTATCACCATTGCTAATGCAGTGTTTGGCTCAAGCCCACCGATCAACCCAGATGTTCTGACCAAGGCCTTCCAGTTGGACAAGAATGTGGTCCAATATCTCCAATCCCGGTTCTGGTCGGACTAA